The nucleotide sequence CGCAGAAAACaccacacaacacaacacagcAACAAGCCAACAACAACAGTGGCCCAGTTGCTTTTTGCCTCGTAAAAGATCCTATCAAATCTTCTTGTCCCACTCACACACTTTCTCtgctcttctcttctcttctcttctctcaaaCGAGGTTCGTGTCCCtctcattcctttttttttctcctgCTTCATCTTGATTCAACTGAAACCccttttctcaatttcactgATTTTTGAGTTACATTAGATCTCATCTATTTGATTCATTGGCGTGTCACATTTTGATTTGTAGATTCTTAATccatatagtttatttttagaTCCATGATTTCAAATCTTGTAATGGGTTAATGGTTAAGTTTCTATTTTTAGCTATTATTGATGTGTTGGTACTTGGTAATATTAatgatttcaattttcaagtcAGGATTTTCGTGAATGAATACTTAGTGGTGCTATATATAAATTaacagtgtaaaaaaaaaagttccatcgggtaaaaaaaataggattaaCAAAATGAAGTTGTTAGTTTACTGTTCTGTGATTGAATTCCAATCTGTTTGTGTTCAGGACTTTAGGTTAATTTGAATTATCCTAACCTGAATGCTAGATCATCATTCATTTTGATCTAATTTTGGCTTATTAACCAACAAACCTTTGAGAATTATTAACGTTGTTCAACTTTACTTCCAACCTTTGCATGTTGCTTCTTTTATTGTTCAAACTGATTTGAAAATAGCCTATCTATGTGTCTGCTACAGAGCTAGAATGGTGTACATTTCTGTTTCAGTTGTTTGAGAATTAGGTTCTTTAAGATGCTCCTTCTTGAAGAGTtgcaacaaattttttattctttagtgGTATATGTAAAATGGTAATGTGTTTCTTTATAGTTGACCTGTAAAAACTGTCATACAAAGGTAGTATGTCGTTCTCTGAATCAATGATTGATCATTCAGTTTTGATAGAGTTGCTATGCTTTTTAATGtagatttttaatgtttttggtTCTTGATATAGACGTTAGATGTAGGATTTCTGCAAAGTTAAAGTGTATCCAATCCAATTTCAACTTATAAGAAAAACTGTTATTAAACTACTCATAATCACTGTAAGCTTGTTTCAATTTTTCTGTTCCTATACTCATGGTATACTGTAGTGTTTGAAACATGTGGCTGGCTTAACATGAATAATAGATAGGTAGAGATTATAAGGTTCAAAATTCTGGTAATGTGGCATTTCCGATACACCAGTATGGTTATAAAGTTACAATGTTTGAGGTTAGatgctcaaataatattttctagatTAGATGTCTAATCCCAATTGACAAACTGGTCATAAGAATTGAATGAGTTGTGATATAAGGAAGTTTTACATATGTCATGTCactgaaaggtcacgggttcaagtcctggaaacagggtaaggctgcctACAATACACCAattggtgggaccccttcccagaCCCTGCGTATACGGGAGCTTTAATGCACCGGGCTGccctttttttttagcttaCCAAGTTGACCCTTCTAAGCAAGGTGGTTGAATGTTATGTTGATCTTTATAATGCTTCTCATCCCATTCTTTATATGTTATTTCCCACACTTTTGGTGCCAGATTGGACAGCTAATGATGTGAAAATCAAAgctattttttcaaaacttttaTGAAGAAATATAATTTCTGACATGAATTGCAGGGGAAGACTGTGAGAGGCACAATGAGTCTAGCATGTCTTGTGTGCCATAGTGTGGAAAATCTGTCACCATCACACTCTTTCAGGAGATCTGTTTCGAATTCAGATAACGAAGGAAGATGTTATGCTATTGCAAACTGCTTAACACGGAAGTTATCCGTTCAACCCCCTACTGTACACTCTTTTCTTGCAGCATCAACTTCCAAAGTTACCCCTCAACCTAGTAACACTGAGATACCTGGTCCTCCGCGGCTTGTAAGAAGTCGTGCCGTGAGGAGGGACATAGTACAAGATTGGAATTTTGATGAAGTTGTAGCCGCTTAGTCAACAACGTGCTGGAGAAAGACCAAGGGACTTCTCTTGTGCAAtagtttttctctctttaatttTGGGGGAAATTTCTTGTAACATAGTTTAGGCTTAAGAGCATGACATGACATTTTGCTATCTTGCTGCTTTAAATTTTGTTGTGAGTTCAACTGAACTCTCTAGTTTTATTgtatatcatcaaatttaatgCATAACAATGTTTCTATTTGCTTTGCCATCATTCGTTTGGTTCACGATAGATTTTTCGTCGAGGAGGTTATAATATCTAGTTATCTATCAAGGTTAATTATGAAGGAATTCCCATCTATAGAAAAAGTGGGTTTGATACATCATTATTCATTGGTATTACTTCATAGTATTCTTGCATCGTATCCCTGTTATCATCATGTTGGATAAGTTATATTACTGGAAATCACTTTTTGACAGATATGTTTTCTGCACTTATGTTATGGAAAAGTCATTTCCCAAGGCATAGACATCCAAATGAGTTTGAGAAAGAGGTTCAGGATTCAAAACCTAATCACTAGCAAAACTTAACATTTGCTTATAGTTTTTGACCCATGCATATTTATGCACTCTTTCTGAATTTTCCTGcacaaaattttaataatttgataatCTTACACACATGCATCATCTTTGTACTAACATTTCTGTTGCATTTCAATTTGTACATATCCACCAAGATCATTTTGAGAAATCTCAATTAAAACTTGGAATTTGCATAAAGGAAAGTAGCAACTGACAAAATTTTCAGTTATATAGAGGAATGACCGCAGATGTTGCTTCGGTTTtatgataaatgatatttgaacatcaattttgtaacaactttaaCGATAACTTTATCTTTCATACTCatcttattttttactttatttttctattgctttggtttttctgaaaatacttactttttctttataaattaatgGTTGTCTCataagttgtcaaccaaatgaTTATTCAAATAACATTCCTCTAAACTTATTAAGCAATTATGCATGTTTGTGTTTTGATTCTTCcacttatattaaaatataaattggtAATTGTGCAAGTTTTAGGCTTCAATGTTCTAAAGGTAACAAActccaaatcaaatgataatTTTAGCATGAGTGAACtatctcctttttttttatttttaaaaaatccgaTCCTAGAATCGACTAATTCGaagggaccaatcccaccgcccattTGTGGGGTCCCATTCAAGGTCAGAGTTATGCT is from Medicago truncatula cultivar Jemalong A17 chromosome 1, MtrunA17r5.0-ANR, whole genome shotgun sequence and encodes:
- the LOC25485001 gene encoding uncharacterized protein, encoding MSLACLVCHSVENLSPSHSFRRSVSNSDNEGRCYAIANCLTRKLSVQPPTVHSFLAASTSKVTPQPSNTEIPGPPRLVRSRAVRRDIVQDWNFDEVVAA